CCGCCAGTGATCGGTCGACGATCCGGAGTCAGAAACATGTTCAACGGCCACCCACCGTGCTGTCCGGTGGCGTGCAGGGCGCGCATGTAGATCTGATCTACGTCGGGGCGCTCCTCGCGATCCAGCTTGATGGCGATGAACTCGCGATTCAACAGTTCGGCGGTGAGCGCATCCTCAAAGGATTCTCGCTCCATTACATGGCACCAGTGACAGGTGGCGTAGCCGATGCTGAGCAGCACGGGCTTGTCCTCGGCTGCGGCGCGCTGAAATGCTTCATCGCCCCAGGCGTACCAATCTACCGGGTTGTAGGCGTGTTGCAAAAGATAGGGGCTTTGCTCATGAATCAATCGGTTCGCTTTTTGCTCAGGTGAAATCATCGGCAGGCGCTCTTAACCAGAAAAACAAAAAGGGGACGCCACGGCGTCCCCTCTGACCGATCGCTGCGGCCGCAGTCGTCAGCGGCTGGCGGTTTGCGCCTGCCCAACCGGGCTTTGCTGCAGTGAGTGTGCGGCAGCCGGAAGACGCGGGTTGCGACGCAAGGGAACGTCCAGCACCTGGAAGCCCAGCAAAATGCAGAACAGCAAAATTGGATAAGCGATGCCAAAGCCCCAGACCAGTTTGCTTTCGTATTTCATGTGCATGAAGTAGAGCAAGACCAGCGTGGCTTTGACTGTGGCAATTGCCATAGCTATGCTGATATTCAGGGCAAAGCCGCCGCCGATATCTGCGCCCCAATTCTTGTAAGAGGCGGCCACTGTTGCCACCGTCAAAAATAGAAGCAAGGCGCCGACGATGAAGTAGGATCCAGTGGGCGAAATATGGCCGCGACTTTCCTGGTCTGGGATATGCATTTCAACTCTCCGTTTGCTTTCAGGAAATCAGATAGAACAGTGGGAATAGATAGATCCAGATCAAGTCCACAAGGTGCCAGTAGAGGGCGCCATTTTCCACCGGCGTGTAGTACCAATGCGAATACCGTCCGCCGCCCATCTTCAGCATGATGATAAAAAGTACCGTCATGCCAATGATGACGTGCAGTCCATGAACGCCCGTCATCATGAAGTAGAAAGTAAAGAACAGATTCACGCCCTTCTTGAAATCGGCCGCTTCCTCCGGCCCCATGTTACGCCGTGCGATATAGTCATCTACGCTTACGATTTCGTGGACGGCATCGTCCTTGAGCATCGTGGCATTGCCAGGAAAGATGTGGTGGTGA
This genomic stretch from Leptospirales bacterium harbors:
- a CDS encoding cytochrome C oxidase subunit IV family protein; its protein translation is MHIPDQESRGHISPTGSYFIVGALLLFLTVATVAASYKNWGADIGGGFALNISIAMAIATVKATLVLLYFMHMKYESKLVWGFGIAYPILLFCILLGFQVLDVPLRRNPRLPAAAHSLQQSPVGQAQTASR